In Pseudomonas hamedanensis, a single window of DNA contains:
- the lpdA gene encoding dihydrolipoyl dehydrogenase — protein MSNYDVVILGGGPGGYNAAIRAGQLGLKAACVEGRATLGGTCLNVGCMPSKALLHASELYDAAMGAEFANLGIEVKPTLNLAQMMKQKDQSVTGLTKGIEFLFRKNKVDWIKGWGHIDGPGKVTVTDDQGGKIGLTAKDIIIATGSEPTPLPGVEIDNQRILDSTGALSLSEVPKHLVVIGAGVIGLELGSVWRRLGAQVTVIEYLDRICPGVDGEAGKTLQRELSKQGIAFKLSAKVTGATTSATGVQLSVEPAAGGSAELLEADYVLVAIGRRPYTQGLGLENVGLSTDKRGMLANQQHRTEAPGVWVIGDVTSGPMLAHKAEDEAMACVEQIHGKAGEVNYTLIPNVIYTKPELASVGKTEEQLKAEGRAYKVGKFPFTANSRAKINHETEGFAKVLADERTDEVLGVHLVGPSVSEMIGEFCVAMEFSASAEDIALTCHPHPTRSEALRQAAMNVEGMATQM, from the coding sequence ATGAGCAACTATGACGTAGTGATTCTCGGCGGTGGCCCCGGCGGCTATAACGCCGCTATCCGTGCAGGACAGCTTGGCCTCAAGGCCGCGTGTGTCGAAGGCCGTGCGACCTTGGGCGGCACCTGCCTGAACGTCGGTTGCATGCCATCCAAAGCCTTGCTGCATGCTTCTGAGCTGTACGACGCGGCAATGGGCGCGGAGTTTGCCAACCTCGGCATCGAGGTCAAACCGACGCTGAACCTTGCGCAAATGATGAAACAAAAAGACCAGAGCGTGACCGGTCTGACCAAAGGCATCGAATTCCTTTTTCGCAAAAACAAAGTCGACTGGATCAAGGGCTGGGGCCACATCGACGGACCGGGCAAGGTCACGGTCACCGATGATCAGGGCGGCAAAATCGGGCTGACCGCCAAAGACATCATCATCGCCACCGGCTCCGAACCCACTCCCCTGCCGGGCGTCGAGATCGACAACCAACGTATTCTGGACTCCACCGGCGCGTTGTCCCTGAGCGAGGTGCCGAAACATCTGGTGGTGATTGGCGCCGGGGTCATCGGCCTCGAACTGGGCTCAGTATGGCGTCGTCTGGGCGCGCAGGTGACAGTGATCGAATACCTTGACCGGATCTGCCCCGGCGTCGACGGCGAAGCCGGAAAAACCTTGCAGCGCGAGTTGAGCAAACAGGGCATCGCGTTCAAGTTGAGTGCGAAGGTTACCGGCGCGACGACGTCAGCCACTGGCGTACAGCTCAGTGTTGAGCCAGCAGCAGGCGGTAGCGCTGAGTTGCTCGAAGCCGACTACGTGCTGGTGGCCATCGGTCGGCGTCCTTACACCCAAGGGCTGGGCCTGGAAAACGTCGGACTGAGCACCGACAAGCGCGGCATGCTCGCCAACCAACAACACCGCACCGAAGCCCCGGGCGTCTGGGTCATCGGCGACGTGACCTCCGGGCCGATGCTCGCGCACAAGGCCGAAGACGAGGCGATGGCCTGCGTCGAGCAGATTCACGGCAAGGCCGGCGAGGTCAATTACACGCTGATCCCCAACGTGATCTACACCAAACCGGAACTGGCCAGCGTCGGCAAGACCGAAGAACAGCTCAAGGCCGAAGGACGCGCCTACAAGGTCGGCAAGTTTCCGTTCACTGCCAACAGCCGGGCAAAAATCAACCATGAGACCGAGGGCTTTGCCAAAGTCCTGGCTGACGAGCGCACTGACGAAGTGCTCGGCGTGCACCTGGTCGGCCCGAGTGTCAGTGAAATGATTGGCGAGTTTTGTGTGGCGATGGAGTTTAGTGCATCGGCCGAAGACATCGCCCTGACGTGCCATCCACATCCGACCCGCTCCGAGGCGTTGCGCCAGGCGGCGATGAATGTCGAGGGGATGGCGACGCAGATGTAG
- the hflC gene encoding protease modulator HflC: protein MSQSPTHDHHDHSGHAHHHGGHHHHGHHHHGAGEEAAGPFPWRRMAWAALLVAFALAAASLVQVRSGEATVITRFGNPARVLLDPGLSGRWPAPFEAAIPVDLRLRTTSSGLQDVGTRDGLRIIVQAYVAWQVQGDPDNVQRFMRAVQNQPDEAARQIRTFIGSALETTASSFDLASLVNTDASQVRIGDFEAQLRQQIDQQLLATYGVRVLQVGVERLTLPSVTLTATVDRMRAERETIATERTAIGKREAAQIRSAAERDARIVQADATVQAAEIEAQSRVEAAQIYGRAYASSPQLYNLLRSLDTLGTIVTPDTKLILRTDAAPFRVLVDGPPTLDSKAGSQP, encoded by the coding sequence TTGAGCCAGTCGCCCACTCACGACCATCACGATCACAGCGGTCACGCTCATCACCACGGCGGGCACCACCATCATGGGCATCATCACCACGGTGCAGGGGAGGAAGCGGCGGGACCGTTTCCCTGGCGGCGCATGGCATGGGCGGCGCTGTTGGTCGCGTTTGCGCTGGCGGCCGCAAGCCTGGTGCAAGTGCGTTCCGGTGAAGCGACTGTGATTACCCGTTTCGGCAATCCTGCGCGGGTCCTGCTTGATCCGGGCCTGAGCGGGCGCTGGCCGGCACCGTTCGAAGCGGCAATTCCTGTCGACCTGCGCCTGCGGACCACCTCCAGTGGCTTGCAGGATGTCGGCACGCGCGACGGCTTGCGCATCATCGTGCAGGCTTACGTGGCGTGGCAGGTGCAGGGCGATCCGGACAACGTACAGCGCTTTATGCGTGCGGTGCAGAATCAGCCGGACGAAGCCGCGCGGCAGATTCGGACCTTCATCGGTTCTGCGCTGGAGACCACTGCCAGCAGTTTTGATCTGGCCAGTCTGGTCAACACCGATGCCAGTCAGGTGCGCATCGGCGATTTCGAGGCGCAGTTGCGCCAGCAGATTGATCAGCAGTTGCTCGCCACTTATGGCGTGCGTGTGTTGCAGGTCGGCGTTGAGCGGCTGACATTGCCGTCCGTAACGCTCACGGCCACGGTCGACCGGATGCGCGCCGAGCGTGAAACCATCGCCACGGAGCGCACCGCGATCGGCAAACGCGAAGCGGCGCAGATTCGCTCTGCTGCCGAGCGCGACGCACGCATCGTCCAAGCAGACGCGACGGTGCAGGCCGCCGAGATCGAAGCGCAGTCGCGTGTCGAAGCCGCGCAGATTTACGGCCGCGCCTACGCCAGCTCACCGCAGCTCTACAACTTGCTGCGCTCGCTGGATACCCTCGGCACCATCGTTACCCCTGACACCAAATTGATTTTGCGTACTGACGCCGCACCTTTCCGCGTACTGGTAGACGGCCCGCCGACACTGGACAGCAAAGCCGGGTCGCAGCCATGA
- a CDS encoding LysE family translocator yields MANLWLFFLALAVVFLLPGPDMILLLQTGARQGRGAALATAVGLAVARACHVALAALGMAALFKAAPWTFEVVRLAGAAYLLWLGIQCLRSTLLPSLNTDKAGDTHGQWREAIRRGLLTNLLNPKALLFCSVLLPQFIVNDGASVLSQFAGLGLLLVGVGLLFDSAYALAGAALGRWLQHNPTAQRVQQWLFGSLLIGFAVRLAFVQQA; encoded by the coding sequence ATGGCGAATCTCTGGCTGTTTTTCCTGGCATTGGCCGTGGTCTTTCTATTGCCCGGCCCGGACATGATCCTGCTGCTGCAAACCGGTGCGCGCCAGGGACGCGGCGCGGCGTTGGCCACCGCGGTCGGCCTTGCTGTCGCCCGAGCTTGTCATGTGGCGCTGGCAGCGCTGGGCATGGCGGCACTGTTCAAAGCGGCGCCATGGACATTCGAGGTGGTGCGCTTGGCGGGGGCGGCGTATCTGCTCTGGCTCGGCATCCAGTGCCTGCGCAGCACATTGCTGCCGAGCCTTAATACTGACAAGGCTGGCGATACCCACGGCCAATGGCGCGAAGCGATCCGTCGGGGATTGCTGACCAACCTGCTCAACCCCAAGGCACTGTTGTTCTGCTCGGTGCTGCTGCCGCAATTCATCGTCAATGACGGCGCCTCCGTGCTCAGCCAATTTGCCGGGCTCGGTCTGCTGCTGGTCGGCGTCGGCCTGCTGTTCGACAGTGCCTACGCCCTCGCCGGCGCCGCGCTGGGCCGTTGGTTGCAACACAATCCAACGGCGCAACGCGTCCAACAATGGCTGTTCGGCAGCCTGCTGATCGGTTTCGCCGTGCGCCTGGCCTTCGTCCAGCAGGCTTAG
- the hflK gene encoding protease modulator HflK, whose product MNDEVPRGTPITNSPWIQAGRLAFLALYAVTVLAALAWAFSNVRQIDPQYRAVVLHFGALDRVQNAGLLLAWPQPFEQVVLLPAADRVIERRVENLLRSDEALKADRVASFATPLSDALAGSGYLLTGDAGVVQLDVRVFYKVTDPYDFVLQADHVLPALDRLVTRSAVALTAARDLDTILVARPELLGSDNQAAERRERLRGDLVHGINQRLAELKAAGQGIGIEVARVDVQSSLPDPAVSAFNAVLTASQQADKAVANARTDAEKVTQMANEQADRTRQVAHAQAGERLAKASADTATVLSLGNTRDPQLLLRFYRERMPKTLGQAGSVTTVDPKDDSRLIIQGASQ is encoded by the coding sequence ATGAATGATGAAGTTCCACGTGGAACACCCATAACGAACAGTCCGTGGATTCAGGCCGGACGTTTGGCTTTTTTAGCCCTGTATGCGGTGACGGTGCTGGCCGCGCTGGCTTGGGCATTCTCCAACGTCCGGCAGATTGATCCGCAATATCGCGCAGTTGTTTTGCACTTCGGCGCCCTCGACCGGGTGCAAAATGCCGGTCTGTTGCTGGCTTGGCCACAGCCGTTCGAGCAGGTGGTTTTGCTGCCGGCAGCGGATCGGGTGATTGAGCGCCGAGTCGAGAATCTGCTGCGCAGCGATGAAGCGCTAAAGGCCGATCGAGTCGCGTCCTTTGCCACACCGTTGAGCGATGCGCTGGCCGGCTCCGGTTATCTGTTGACCGGTGATGCCGGTGTGGTGCAACTGGATGTGCGAGTGTTCTACAAAGTCACCGACCCCTATGATTTCGTCCTGCAGGCCGATCACGTGCTGCCGGCACTCGACAGATTGGTGACGCGCAGTGCGGTGGCGCTCACCGCTGCCCGTGACCTGGATACCATTCTGGTCGCTCGCCCGGAATTGCTCGGATCTGACAATCAGGCCGCCGAGCGCCGCGAACGCCTGCGTGGCGATCTGGTCCACGGCATCAACCAACGCTTGGCCGAACTGAAGGCAGCGGGGCAGGGTATCGGTATTGAAGTGGCGCGGGTCGATGTGCAATCGAGCTTGCCGGATCCCGCCGTCAGCGCGTTCAACGCGGTTCTGACGGCCAGTCAGCAAGCTGACAAGGCAGTCGCCAATGCGCGCACCGACGCCGAAAAAGTCACCCAGATGGCCAACGAACAGGCCGATCGAACCCGCCAAGTGGCCCACGCGCAAGCCGGCGAACGTTTGGCCAAGGCCAGCGCCGACACGGCCACCGTGTTGAGCCTGGGCAATACCCGGGATCCGCAATTGCTCCTGCGTTTCTACCGTGAGCGCATGCCGAAAACTCTTGGTCAGGCCGGTTCCGTGACCACAGTCGACCCGAAAGACGATTCCCGCCTGATCATTCAGGGAGCCAGCCAATGA
- the hflK gene encoding protease modulator HflK — MQVDLQVDGTSVSALPRFQQAAMQGRRLRRLAFGLGTLAGGSWALALLVALFAAQSLWIPWLVNQGAALWLLVAGLQSAWRVTQWRARVITPVEAPPSQDEPVPPEGWYERLLDRLSQRGAQALDQIGPATLWLGGWAVLVLLGIEQVWDLTLPSAALGVSASVGAALALSLAFGLLVVERQLAQEHPAQWPEAAALARLVRVPIISLVLGGLCLLFASEGAIWPVRLAVLIGLLPSLVAIELLLRAVLSLFTPRREQLEPALLARSFVADLLRWPPQPLLALQDELHNRFGIDLRQIWAFSYMRRALLPVLALVAVVAWLLTGIHETPLQGRGIYERFGKPVQVFGPGLHVGWPWPLGRVLSVENGVVHELATSVGANPAPASLDPAEGPAPLAANRLWDASHVNDKSQVIASSRGGQQSFQIVNMDVRFVYRIGLDDQAALAATYNHADVPTLIRSTASRILVHDFASRTLDGLLGQDRVGLAEEIGRAVQSDLKTLDSGVEILATVVEAIHPPAGAANAYHGVQAAQIGAQALIARERGAAAQASNQAQLQATLARDKASASARENQATAQAADLKFSAEQKAYASAGQAFVLEQYFAQLSQGLGKAKLLLLDHRLGGSSNAPTIDLRTFTLPADPTPARTTVQPGVAP; from the coding sequence ATGCAAGTCGATCTGCAGGTTGATGGCACGTCAGTCAGCGCATTGCCGCGCTTTCAGCAGGCGGCGATGCAGGGGCGACGATTGCGCAGGCTGGCCTTCGGTCTCGGCACACTGGCCGGTGGTTCATGGGCACTGGCATTGTTGGTTGCGCTGTTTGCAGCGCAATCGCTGTGGATCCCGTGGCTGGTTAATCAGGGGGCGGCGCTATGGCTGCTGGTCGCCGGGCTGCAATCGGCCTGGCGGGTGACGCAATGGCGCGCGCGGGTGATTACGCCCGTGGAGGCGCCGCCTTCGCAGGATGAGCCCGTGCCGCCTGAGGGTTGGTATGAGCGGCTGCTGGACCGGCTGAGTCAGCGCGGTGCCCAGGCGCTCGACCAAATCGGCCCGGCGACGCTGTGGCTGGGTGGATGGGCGGTGCTGGTGTTGCTCGGCATCGAACAGGTCTGGGATCTGACGTTGCCGAGCGCAGCGTTGGGTGTGTCTGCTTCTGTCGGCGCGGCATTGGCGTTGTCGCTGGCGTTCGGCCTGTTGGTCGTGGAGCGGCAACTGGCTCAGGAGCACCCGGCGCAATGGCCTGAGGCGGCAGCGCTTGCCCGGTTGGTCCGGGTGCCGATTATCAGTTTGGTGCTGGGCGGGCTGTGCTTGTTGTTTGCCAGCGAGGGCGCGATATGGCCGGTGCGCCTGGCCGTGTTGATCGGCCTCTTGCCAAGCCTGGTCGCGATCGAGCTGCTGCTGCGCGCGGTTCTGTCGCTGTTCACGCCTCGCCGCGAACAGCTTGAACCGGCGTTGCTGGCGCGCAGTTTTGTCGCCGATCTGCTGCGCTGGCCGCCACAACCGTTGCTTGCCTTGCAGGATGAACTGCACAACCGTTTCGGCATCGATTTACGGCAGATCTGGGCGTTCAGCTACATGCGCCGCGCGTTGCTGCCCGTGCTGGCGCTGGTCGCTGTGGTGGCCTGGCTGCTGACCGGCATTCATGAAACTCCACTGCAAGGTCGGGGCATTTATGAGCGGTTCGGCAAACCGGTGCAGGTGTTCGGCCCCGGCCTGCACGTCGGCTGGCCCTGGCCGTTAGGGCGGGTGTTGAGCGTTGAGAATGGCGTGGTGCATGAGCTGGCCACCAGCGTCGGCGCCAATCCTGCGCCGGCCTCACTCGATCCCGCTGAAGGCCCGGCACCGCTTGCGGCCAACCGGTTGTGGGACGCCAGTCATGTCAACGATAAGTCGCAGGTGATTGCCAGCAGCCGGGGCGGGCAACAGAGCTTCCAGATCGTCAACATGGACGTGCGCTTCGTTTACCGGATCGGTCTGGACGATCAAGCGGCCCTGGCCGCTACCTACAATCACGCCGATGTACCGACGTTGATTCGCAGCACCGCCAGTCGAATTCTGGTGCACGACTTTGCCTCGCGCACGCTGGACGGTTTGCTCGGACAGGACCGGGTCGGTCTGGCCGAGGAAATCGGTCGCGCGGTGCAAAGCGACCTGAAGACACTCGACAGCGGGGTGGAAATACTCGCCACGGTCGTCGAAGCCATTCATCCACCCGCCGGCGCGGCGAATGCTTACCACGGCGTGCAAGCGGCGCAGATTGGCGCGCAGGCGCTGATCGCCCGGGAACGCGGTGCCGCCGCGCAAGCCAGCAATCAGGCGCAGTTGCAAGCCACGCTTGCGCGCGACAAAGCCAGCGCCAGCGCCCGCGAGAATCAGGCCACCGCGCAAGCGGCTGACCTTAAATTCAGCGCCGAGCAAAAAGCCTACGCCAGTGCCGGTCAGGCTTTTGTGCTGGAACAATACTTCGCGCAACTCAGCCAGGGCCTGGGCAAGGCCAAACTGTTGCTGCTCGACCACCGTCTGGGCGGCAGCAGCAATGCGCCGACCATCGACCTGCGTACGTTTACGCTGCCGGCTGATCCGACGCCCGCGCGCACCACCGTTCAACCAGGAGTCGCCCCTTGA
- a CDS encoding Lrp/AsnC family transcriptional regulator — MKLDAFDRKILAALQRNGRLSNIELADEIGLSASPCLRRVRILEEAGVIRGYQANLDRDEVGLGLTVFVGVKVERHNDQQAEAFYAAVTALPEVISAFLVSGESDFLLQVVVPDLRAYDRFLSGCLLKLPGVSDIRSNFAIHTVKAPGPLPLGHLPL; from the coding sequence ATGAAACTTGATGCCTTCGACCGCAAGATTCTCGCGGCCCTGCAACGCAACGGTCGTCTGAGCAACATCGAGCTGGCCGACGAAATCGGTTTGTCCGCTTCGCCGTGCCTGCGTCGGGTGCGGATACTGGAAGAGGCCGGGGTGATTCGTGGTTATCAGGCCAATCTCGATCGCGACGAAGTCGGGCTGGGCCTGACGGTATTTGTTGGGGTCAAGGTCGAGCGCCACAACGATCAACAGGCGGAGGCGTTTTATGCAGCGGTGACGGCACTGCCGGAAGTGATTTCCGCGTTTCTGGTATCCGGTGAATCGGATTTTCTCTTGCAAGTGGTGGTGCCGGATCTGCGCGCTTATGACCGGTTTCTCAGCGGCTGTCTGCTGAAACTGCCGGGGGTGAGCGACATTCGCAGTAACTTTGCGATTCACACGGTGAAGGCGCCGGGGCCGTTGCCGTTGGGGCATCTGCCGCTGTGA